A genomic segment from Triticum dicoccoides isolate Atlit2015 ecotype Zavitan chromosome 1A, WEW_v2.0, whole genome shotgun sequence encodes:
- the LOC119278066 gene encoding cyclin-dependent kinase D-1: MASGGGDDAGEKRVTDRYLKREVLGEGTYGVVFKAIDTKTGETVAIKRIRLGKYKEGVNFTALREIKLLKELKDPNIIELIDAFPYKGNLHLVFEFMETDLEAVIRDRNIVLSPADIKSYIQMMLKGLAFCHKKWVLHRDMKPNNLLIGAEGQLKLGDFGLARIFGSPERNFTHQVFARWYRAPELLFGTKQYGSAVDVWAAGCIFAELLLRRPFLQGSSDIDQLGKIFAAFGTPKSSQWPDMVCLPDYVEYQFVSAPPLRSLFPMASDDALDLLSRMFTYDPKARITAQQALEHRYFSSVPAPTKPNLLPRPKLKGDPGNDKIPDLNLQGGPVVVSPPRKLRRVSAPDGMEINAHRAEKAEEHPTTGMRRSEGMSSQSSRIPMSVDVGVVFGTRPAPRPTLNSADKSRLKRKLDMDPEFEYAE, translated from the exons atggcgagcggcggcggcgacgacgcgggCGAGAAGCGCGTCACGGACCGCTACCTCAAGCGCGAGGTCCTCGGAGAGGGCACGTACGGGGTCGTCTTCAAGGCCATCGACACCAAG acCGGGGAGACAGTTGCAATCAAGCGAATCCGCCTAGGGAAGTACAAGGAAGGTGTCAACTTCACTGCATTGAGGGAAATCAAGCTGCTTAAGGAGCTCAAAGATCCTAATATTATAGAGTTGATTGATGCTTTCCCTTACAAGGGAAACTTGCACCTTGTATTTGAGTTTATGGAAACAGACCTGGAAGCAGTCATTCGTGATAGAAACATTGTATTATCTCCAGCGGACATAAAATCTTATATTCAGATGATGTTGAAAGGTCTAGCCTTTTGCCATAAGAAATGGGTGCTGCACAG GGATATGAAACCAAATAATCTACTTATCGGTGCTGAAGGACAGCTCAAGCTTGGTGATTTTGGTCTAGCACGCATATTCGGGAGCCCAGAACGGAACTTCACTCACCAG GTGTTTGCACGATGGTACCGAGCGCCAGAGTTACTGTTTGGCACTAAGCAGTATGGATCTGCCGTTGATGTTTGGGCTGCTGGTTGTATTTTTGCCGAGTTGCTGCTTAGACGACCATTTCTCCAG GGTTCTAGTGACATTGATCAACTTGGGAAGATCTTTGCAGCGTTTGGAACTCCAAAGTCTTCTCAGTGGCCAGACATGGTTTGCCTTCCAGATTACGTTGAATACCAGTTTGTCTCTGCTCCTCCTCTTCGTTCGTTGTTTCCAATGGCCAGTGATGATGCTTTGGATCTTCTGTCAAGAATGTTCACATATGACCCAAAAGCAAGAATCACTGCTCAGCAGGCTTTAGAACACAG GTACTTCTCGTCAGTACCAGCGCCAACAAAACCAAATTTGCTGCCAAGGCCAAAGCTGAAAGGGGACCCAGGGAATGACAAGATACCGGATCTGAATCTGCAGGGCGGCCCTGTCGTTGTGTCCCCGCCGAGGAAGTTGCGCAGAGTGTCTGCCCCTGATGGGATGGAAATCAATGCTCATCGAGCAGAGAAAGCAGAAGAGCATCCTACTACAGGCATGAGGCGCAGCGAGGGCATGTCCAGTCAGAGTTCTAGAATACCAATGTCAGTTGATGTTGGAGTTGTGTTTGGCACACGACCAGCTCCTCGACCAACATTGAATAG TGCCGACAAGTCGCGTCTAAAAAGGAAATTAGATATGGATCCTGAATTCGAGTACGCAGAGTAA